From Saccharothrix espanaensis DSM 44229, the proteins below share one genomic window:
- a CDS encoding helix-turn-helix domain-containing protein, with translation MATERTTTVRSRELGAELRDARTRVELRADKLSKSLGWSASKVSRLEHGQRGASDFDLGALLGRLEVDAASRTRIHKLIGEQDLGYFLRAHDGRIADSLTCLIIHERAALTMSKYEPMLVPGLLQTESYARTILEMNQHPPEVVREQVPARLTRQSVLTGPDAPAAEFFIHENCLRDRIGTNQVMHDQVMRLYFMCNWTRLALRVIPLSAGGHPALSHSFNLMTFKPPVGPVAYCETDVATVFVEEPTAVKTYQRKQQVLAGLALDAEQSRSVFARWADFYDRREDRDAEGAGLA, from the coding sequence ATGGCAACGGAACGCACCACCACCGTCCGCAGTCGTGAGCTGGGTGCGGAACTCCGCGACGCCCGCACCCGGGTCGAGTTGAGGGCGGACAAGCTGTCGAAGTCGCTGGGCTGGTCGGCGAGCAAGGTCAGCAGGCTCGAACACGGCCAACGAGGAGCCAGCGACTTCGACCTCGGCGCCCTCCTCGGCCGCCTGGAAGTAGACGCCGCCAGCCGCACCCGCATCCACAAGCTGATCGGGGAGCAGGACCTCGGGTACTTCCTCCGCGCGCACGACGGGCGGATAGCGGACAGCCTGACCTGCTTGATCATCCACGAGCGGGCGGCGCTCACCATGTCCAAGTACGAGCCGATGCTGGTGCCCGGCCTCCTCCAGACCGAGTCCTACGCCCGCACCATCCTCGAAATGAACCAGCACCCGCCGGAGGTCGTCCGGGAGCAGGTGCCGGCGCGGCTCACCCGCCAGTCGGTGCTGACCGGTCCGGACGCCCCCGCCGCCGAGTTCTTCATCCACGAGAACTGCCTGCGCGACCGGATCGGCACCAACCAGGTCATGCACGACCAGGTGATGCGGCTGTACTTCATGTGCAACTGGACGAGGCTCGCGCTCCGCGTGATCCCGCTGTCCGCAGGCGGCCACCCGGCGCTGTCCCACTCGTTCAACCTGATGACCTTCAAGCCGCCGGTGGGCCCGGTGGCGTACTGCGAGACTGACGTCGCCACGGTGTTCGTCGAAGAACCGACGGCGGTCAAGACCTACCAGCGCAAGCAGCAGGTCCTCGCCGGGCTGGCGCTCGATGCGGAACAATCACGGTCGGTGTTCGCCCGGTGGGCGGACTTCTACGACCGTCGAGAGGACCGCGATGCCGAGGGCGCTGGCTTGGCGTAA
- a CDS encoding DUF397 domain-containing protein, with protein sequence MPRALAWRKSSYSGGANTDCVEIASTGSRMAVRDSKNPTGPVIAFPVVKWQAFVAARRA encoded by the coding sequence ATGCCGAGGGCGCTGGCTTGGCGTAAGAGCAGCTACAGCGGTGGCGCGAACACCGACTGCGTGGAGATCGCCTCCACGGGGTCCCGCATGGCCGTCCGCGACTCCAAGAACCCCACCGGTCCGGTGATCGCTTTCCCCGTGGTCAAGTGGCAGGCGTTCGTGGCCGCCCGACGCGCCTGA
- a CDS encoding AAA family ATPase has protein sequence MLIRFEVANFRSILDPVELSMVAVDRDRPEARPVSNLGESLLPVAAIFGPNASGKSNVIAALHWLTTAVADSLRFWDDGIPVEPFAFADGPERTSEFTIELVISGVRFEYVVEIDRERVHYEGLFHYPEKKRRRIFERVGDELKLQRGLGALSGTRELLTPRTLALSIARRFDESPVYDFVVALLGIQARGLRRHDRRFVARGHHPTSLWFDGESTSDEDRTQALAMLRMADLGIDDVVIETSVHRPFPDSGRGTATVRQQTRLVHRTRHGSLPFELHDESEGTRTWYSLIGPVLTTLRHGSLLLFDELDASLHPTLSAQLIDLFHDPATNPKGAQLVFTSHDTSLLNHLNRDEVWLTEKSTTGATRLGALAEFAGERVRKSQNLETAYLHGRFGALPDVDRTEVLRALGLIG, from the coding sequence GTGCTGATCCGGTTCGAGGTGGCGAACTTCCGCTCGATCCTGGACCCGGTCGAACTCTCCATGGTCGCCGTCGACCGCGACCGCCCGGAAGCACGCCCGGTGTCGAACCTCGGCGAGAGCCTGCTCCCGGTGGCCGCGATCTTCGGCCCCAACGCCTCGGGCAAGTCCAACGTCATCGCCGCGCTGCACTGGCTCACGACCGCCGTCGCTGACTCACTGCGGTTCTGGGACGACGGCATTCCGGTCGAGCCCTTCGCCTTCGCCGACGGCCCCGAACGCACGTCCGAGTTCACCATCGAGTTGGTCATCTCCGGGGTCCGGTTCGAGTACGTGGTCGAGATCGACCGTGAACGGGTGCACTACGAGGGCCTGTTCCACTACCCGGAGAAGAAGCGCAGACGGATCTTCGAGCGCGTGGGAGACGAACTCAAGCTCCAACGCGGCCTCGGGGCCTTGTCCGGAACGCGTGAGCTCCTGACGCCTCGCACGCTGGCGCTCTCCATCGCCCGCAGATTCGACGAATCACCGGTATATGACTTCGTTGTCGCGCTGCTCGGTATCCAGGCCCGTGGACTCCGACGACATGACCGACGATTCGTCGCGCGCGGGCACCATCCGACCTCCTTGTGGTTCGACGGGGAGTCCACCTCTGATGAGGACCGCACACAGGCTCTGGCCATGCTGCGAATGGCCGACCTGGGTATCGATGACGTGGTGATCGAAACCTCGGTCCACCGGCCGTTCCCTGACAGCGGGAGGGGCACCGCCACGGTCCGACAGCAGACTCGGCTGGTGCACCGCACCCGACACGGGAGTTTGCCGTTCGAACTGCACGACGAGTCCGAAGGCACCCGAACCTGGTACAGCCTCATCGGCCCTGTCCTGACGACCCTCCGCCACGGCTCGCTGCTGCTGTTCGATGAGCTGGACGCGAGCCTGCACCCCACCCTCTCCGCTCAGCTCATCGACCTCTTCCACGACCCGGCGACCAACCCGAAGGGCGCGCAGTTGGTCTTCACCTCGCACGACACCAGCCTGCTCAACCACCTGAACCGCGACGAGGTGTGGCTGACCGAGAAGTCCACCACCGGCGCTACCAGGCTGGGGGCGCTGGCCGAGTTCGCCGGTGAGCGCGTCCGCAAGTCACAGAACCTCGAAACCGCCTACCTGCACGGACGCTTCGGCGCGCTGCCGGACGTCGACCGCACCGAGGTGCTCCGCGCACTGGGACTGATCGGCTGA
- a CDS encoding RloB family protein, translating into MSPRRTGGKDLRRKIATRPERKTIVVFCEGIASEPDYINGLKRLSEVKGNTAINVEIDPDSGVPLTLVNLAIARSADREVDECWCVFDVEWPQHHPNLRQAISLAREHGIRLAISNPCFELWLALHFQDCTAHQNTDVAERHSRRLDGRSGKRIDAAKYMPLRGKAAERAAALAQRHERDETECPHDNPSSGMYELLAAIEPKAQTSTTNR; encoded by the coding sequence ATGAGCCCCAGGAGGACCGGCGGCAAGGACCTGCGCCGCAAGATCGCCACCCGCCCGGAACGCAAGACCATCGTCGTCTTCTGCGAGGGCATCGCGTCCGAGCCCGACTACATCAACGGCCTCAAGCGCTTGTCCGAGGTCAAGGGCAACACGGCGATCAACGTCGAGATCGACCCCGACTCCGGGGTGCCGCTCACACTGGTGAACCTGGCCATCGCACGGTCCGCCGACAGAGAAGTCGACGAGTGCTGGTGCGTCTTCGACGTCGAGTGGCCCCAGCACCACCCCAACCTCCGCCAGGCGATCAGCTTGGCGCGGGAGCACGGCATTCGGCTGGCGATCTCCAACCCGTGCTTCGAACTGTGGCTGGCCCTGCACTTCCAGGACTGCACGGCCCACCAGAACACCGACGTCGCCGAGCGGCACAGCCGGAGGCTCGACGGCCGCAGCGGCAAGCGGATCGACGCCGCCAAGTACATGCCGCTGCGCGGAAAGGCTGCCGAACGGGCTGCGGCCCTGGCTCAACGCCATGAGCGCGACGAGACCGAATGCCCGCACGACAACCCGTCTTCCGGCATGTACGAGCTGCTGGCGGCGATCGAGCCCAAGGCTCAGACGAGCACCACGAACAGGTAG